The proteins below are encoded in one region of Tepidisphaeraceae bacterium:
- the mqnE gene encoding aminofutalosine synthase MqnE: MNVADPLLIPIRDKVLAGEVLSLEDGLALYASRDLHGIGRLANVVRERLHGDKAYYNRNRHINYTNVCALSCKFCSFYRKRGEEGAYEMPVEQVVATAVKARDAGATEVHVVGGLHPWLKFDYYTDMLRGIRAACPELHVKAFTAIEIIHLSRIARMTVAEVLTALREAGLGSMPGGGAEIFDDRVHDEVFKGKVRADKWFEVHRIAHSLGIYTNATMLYGHVETPAERVGHLIKLRELQAESQISSPAFFNCMVPLSFIPDQSELGHLAGPTGLMDLKTLAISRLMLNNIPHVKAFWIMQGIGLSQIALDWGCDDLDGTVVWYDITKREGDRGTTHQELHVSDIQRLIREAGRVPVERDTLYHPIVRENADALAMVY; this comes from the coding sequence ATGAACGTCGCCGACCCCCTGCTCATCCCCATCCGCGACAAGGTCCTCGCTGGCGAAGTGCTGTCGCTGGAGGATGGGCTGGCGCTCTATGCGTCACGCGATCTTCATGGCATCGGCCGGCTGGCGAACGTGGTGCGCGAGCGGTTGCATGGCGATAAGGCGTACTACAACCGCAACCGCCATATCAATTACACGAACGTCTGCGCGCTCTCCTGCAAGTTCTGCAGCTTCTACCGCAAACGCGGGGAAGAGGGCGCGTACGAGATGCCCGTCGAACAGGTCGTCGCCACCGCGGTGAAGGCGCGCGACGCCGGGGCGACGGAAGTTCATGTCGTCGGCGGGCTGCACCCTTGGCTGAAGTTCGATTACTACACCGACATGCTCCGCGGCATCCGCGCCGCCTGCCCGGAACTGCACGTGAAGGCGTTCACGGCCATCGAGATCATCCACCTGTCCCGCATCGCGCGCATGACGGTCGCCGAGGTGCTGACCGCCCTGCGCGAAGCCGGCCTCGGCAGCATGCCGGGCGGCGGCGCGGAGATCTTCGACGATCGCGTGCACGATGAGGTCTTCAAGGGCAAGGTGCGGGCCGACAAATGGTTCGAGGTGCACCGCATTGCCCACAGCCTTGGCATCTACACGAATGCCACGATGCTCTATGGCCATGTTGAGACGCCGGCCGAGCGCGTGGGGCATCTGATCAAGTTGCGCGAACTACAGGCAGAGTCGCAAATTTCGTCACCTGCTTTTTTCAATTGCATGGTGCCGCTGAGCTTTATCCCTGATCAAAGCGAATTAGGGCACCTGGCCGGGCCGACCGGGCTGATGGACCTGAAGACGCTAGCCATCTCACGGCTGATGTTGAACAACATCCCGCACGTGAAGGCATTTTGGATCATGCAGGGCATCGGCCTGTCGCAGATCGCGCTCGACTGGGGCTGCGACGACCTCGACGGAACCGTGGTCTGGTATGACATCACCAAACGCGAAGGCGACCGCGGTACGACGCACCAGGAACTGCACGTTTCGGACATCCAACGCCTCATCCGCGAGGCCGGCCGGGTGCCCGTGGAACGCGACACGCTCTACCACCCGATCGTCCGCGAAAACGCGGATGCGCTCGCGATGGTTTATTGA
- a CDS encoding alpha/beta fold hydrolase — MTDAPAPARSRRPWRRGRKIALALLTVYALTMLFGCPADRLLLYPRPSAESVFDASPRMVDFNGGTLEVFVARSPGTTRSEPVAFMLEFTGNATRAEDIAGWVASRWGERPVETWVMNYPGYGRSTGDARLAALGPAALATYDELAKLAAGRPIVLAGNSMGSAVALHVATQRPVAGLILQNPPPLRQIVLRDHGWWNLWLLAGPVALSIPASLDSVAQARQVTVPAIFIMSDSDELVRPALQRKILEAYAGPRRVITLVGKGHNDSLDRPMELREFGEALDWLLSRSIAPEQQE, encoded by the coding sequence ATGACCGATGCACCAGCACCAGCACGATCGCGCCGACCCTGGCGACGGGGACGAAAGATCGCGCTGGCGCTGTTGACCGTTTACGCCCTCACCATGTTGTTCGGATGCCCCGCCGATCGGTTGTTGCTCTATCCTCGGCCGTCGGCGGAGTCGGTCTTCGATGCCTCGCCGCGTATGGTTGATTTCAACGGCGGCACGCTTGAGGTTTTCGTTGCGCGCTCGCCGGGCACCACGCGCAGCGAACCCGTTGCGTTCATGCTGGAGTTCACCGGCAACGCCACGCGCGCCGAAGACATCGCCGGTTGGGTCGCCTCGCGCTGGGGCGAGCGACCTGTGGAAACGTGGGTGATGAACTACCCCGGCTATGGTCGCAGCACGGGCGACGCGCGCCTGGCAGCCCTGGGGCCGGCGGCGCTGGCGACGTATGACGAACTGGCCAAGCTGGCCGCGGGCCGACCGATCGTGCTGGCTGGCAACAGCATGGGCAGCGCGGTGGCGCTACACGTCGCCACCCAGCGCCCGGTCGCCGGCTTAATCTTGCAGAATCCACCTCCACTGCGGCAGATCGTCCTGCGCGACCACGGCTGGTGGAACCTGTGGCTGCTCGCCGGCCCGGTCGCTCTGAGCATCCCCGCTAGCCTCGATTCCGTCGCCCAAGCTCGCCAGGTGACGGTCCCTGCGATCTTCATCATGTCCGATTCAGATGAACTCGTTCGCCCCGCGCTGCAGCGGAAGATCCTCGAGGCTTACGCCGGTCCTCGACGCGTGATCACACTGGTTGGCAAAGGTCACAACGATTCCTTGGACCGACCGATGGAACTGAGAGAATTTGGTGAAGCATTAGACTGGCTCCTGTCCCGATCAATCGCGCCCGAACAACAAGAATAG
- a CDS encoding HAD-IA family hydrolase — protein sequence MPPKIIIFDLGRVLIRICDSWQHACAVAGISAPTGEMDSTRDAALLNLVKLNEVDAIDHQQFCDRVAPLLDLTPSQIARLSDAYLLGPYPGVRELLAQLRSAGHMTACLSNTNTNHWRLMNDVANPNALPLDQLDYRFASQLMRLRKPDDAIYAAVEQETGCRGDEIVFFDDLPHNVAAAQRRGWRAFQIAIDSDPIQQVRTHLRIIGLLAT from the coding sequence ATGCCTCCCAAGATCATCATTTTCGATCTCGGCCGCGTCTTGATCCGCATTTGCGATAGCTGGCAACATGCCTGTGCGGTCGCAGGCATCTCAGCGCCCACGGGTGAAATGGATTCGACGCGCGATGCCGCCTTGCTGAACTTGGTGAAACTGAACGAGGTCGATGCTATCGATCATCAGCAGTTCTGCGATCGGGTCGCGCCGCTGTTGGACCTGACGCCGTCGCAGATCGCGCGACTGTCGGACGCATACTTGCTCGGCCCGTACCCTGGCGTGCGCGAGCTGCTCGCACAGTTGAGGTCCGCTGGCCACATGACCGCGTGCCTCAGCAACACGAACACCAACCATTGGCGGCTGATGAACGACGTCGCGAATCCCAACGCGCTGCCTCTGGATCAACTCGACTACCGCTTCGCAAGCCAGCTGATGAGACTGCGGAAGCCCGACGACGCGATCTATGCGGCTGTCGAACAGGAAACGGGCTGCCGCGGCGATGAGATCGTGTTCTTCGACGACCTCCCCCACAACGTGGCGGCCGCCCAGCGGCGGGGCTGGCGAGCGTTTCAGATCGCGATCGATTCGGACCCCATCCAGCAGGTGCGAACGCACCTCCGAATAATCGGCCTGCTCGCCACGTGA
- a CDS encoding endo alpha-1,4 polygalactosaminidase: MRFRSFAANITTGLILTLTASSLAELHADPKGDTNDPTRDVTSIETTESDGRLTVKVTATGEGDFGTYLIFFDTDTKATTGFQPPAEPKFGFEMLVSGDQLLSHNGDTRDVWAWEPVSAVQRQVDGNTLVVTMDSSSLRSKSVDLAVWAMSADWMNRLDKAPDTKPIRVTLNPNAAPATKPTAEMAAPKENRHLSARARVKAAASYYCYYGSGKVEELSHYDVVVLHSPQMKPADIKRLNDAGVVTVGYISVGESEPPKPLEGDGTGPGGFASFYFDKDSDNKPDMNPIWLSYYTNANDPKWREDRVREARRLVNEDGYHGIFLDTIDTAMANPETAPGMVQLVQELRAALPDAPIVLNQGFPLLPLLAPIADALMLESYTATYDFDSKTYMMNYPQSIDHHLSRTQREILPVLEKHPLKVFVLDYAPEHEVERIQEAANRAATFGFLFAAAPISLDSVYANNIVGKPDRKWLKKMTTPELLALKLSQTANGFPVGTSIKPSSAYAGYKIDPIVDGVTDRTTLHWSKAAWASAEDEEPAWIEFQLPEPRKGGALHIDWEPSHPSRAFTVQVKQGADSTWRDTKRTTENDARVTKVELPSEPYQAIRIHQEPGEGSTNRPNLMWIAQVFLN, from the coding sequence ATGCGCTTCCGCAGCTTCGCCGCCAATATCACCACCGGCCTCATTCTGACCCTTACCGCATCATCGTTGGCCGAATTGCATGCCGATCCAAAGGGCGATACGAACGACCCCACCCGTGATGTGACGTCAATCGAGACGACCGAATCGGACGGCCGTCTCACCGTCAAGGTTACTGCAACCGGTGAGGGCGACTTCGGCACCTACCTGATCTTCTTCGACACCGACACGAAGGCCACCACAGGCTTCCAGCCACCGGCCGAGCCGAAGTTTGGGTTCGAGATGCTCGTGAGCGGCGACCAGTTGCTCTCGCACAATGGTGACACGCGCGACGTGTGGGCTTGGGAGCCCGTGTCGGCGGTACAGCGACAGGTCGATGGAAACACGCTCGTCGTGACGATGGACTCGAGTTCGCTCCGGAGCAAGTCTGTAGATCTGGCCGTCTGGGCGATGAGCGCCGATTGGATGAACCGCCTGGACAAGGCCCCCGATACCAAGCCGATCCGCGTGACGCTGAACCCGAACGCAGCCCCCGCGACCAAGCCCACAGCCGAGATGGCGGCGCCGAAGGAGAATCGGCACTTGTCGGCACGCGCACGCGTGAAGGCTGCGGCCAGCTACTACTGCTACTACGGCTCGGGCAAGGTCGAGGAACTGTCACACTACGACGTGGTGGTGCTCCACTCGCCGCAGATGAAGCCGGCCGACATCAAACGGCTGAACGACGCCGGCGTCGTCACGGTCGGCTATATCAGCGTGGGAGAATCGGAACCGCCCAAGCCGCTAGAGGGCGATGGCACCGGGCCCGGCGGGTTCGCCAGCTTCTACTTCGATAAGGATAGCGACAACAAGCCGGACATGAACCCGATCTGGCTCAGCTACTATACGAACGCGAACGACCCCAAGTGGCGCGAGGACCGCGTCCGAGAGGCCCGCCGTCTGGTGAACGAAGATGGCTACCACGGCATCTTCCTCGACACGATCGACACCGCGATGGCCAATCCGGAAACTGCCCCTGGCATGGTGCAGCTCGTGCAGGAATTGCGGGCGGCGCTGCCGGATGCGCCGATCGTGCTGAACCAGGGCTTCCCGCTCCTGCCTCTGCTGGCGCCGATCGCCGACGCGCTGATGCTGGAGAGCTATACTGCCACGTACGACTTCGACAGCAAAACGTACATGATGAACTACCCGCAGTCGATCGATCACCACCTCTCGCGCACCCAGCGCGAGATCCTGCCCGTGCTCGAGAAGCACCCGCTGAAGGTGTTCGTGCTCGACTACGCGCCTGAGCACGAGGTCGAGCGCATCCAAGAGGCTGCCAACCGCGCCGCGACGTTCGGCTTCCTATTCGCGGCGGCGCCGATCAGCCTCGATTCGGTGTATGCCAACAATATCGTGGGCAAGCCCGACCGGAAGTGGCTCAAGAAGATGACGACCCCGGAACTGCTGGCGCTCAAGCTGTCGCAGACGGCCAACGGGTTCCCGGTCGGTACGTCGATCAAGCCGTCCAGCGCATATGCGGGTTACAAGATCGATCCGATCGTCGATGGCGTGACGGATCGCACGACGCTGCATTGGTCAAAGGCCGCTTGGGCCTCGGCCGAAGATGAGGAGCCGGCTTGGATCGAATTTCAACTGCCCGAGCCACGCAAGGGCGGCGCGCTGCACATCGATTGGGAACCGTCGCACCCTTCCCGCGCCTTCACGGTGCAAGTGAAGCAGGGAGCCGATTCGACTTGGCGCGATACAAAGCGTACGACCGAAAACGACGCACGGGTGACAAAGGTCGAGTTGCCGAGCGAGCCGTACCAAGCGATCCGCATTCATCAGGAGCCGGGCGAAGGCAGCACCAACCGTCCCAATCTGATGTGGATTGCGCAGGTCTTCCTGAACTAG
- a CDS encoding ThuA domain-containing protein: MARVALIVWGGWDGHQPKQVAEIFERVLKQDGFTVEMSDTLDAFKNVGSMNDLRLIVPVWTMGKLANEQGEPVFKAVRENGVGIAGCHGGMCDSFRENTEWQFMTGGQWVSHPGNDGTKYRVKVLNTGNEITQGIGDFDVSSEQYYMHVDPAARVLATTEMPVADGPHVPNGKFDMPVVWTKYYGKGKVFYNSLGHQANIVEAEPCLTLMRRGFNWAAK, encoded by the coding sequence ATGGCACGGGTCGCGTTGATCGTTTGGGGCGGATGGGACGGACACCAACCGAAGCAGGTCGCCGAGATTTTCGAGCGCGTCCTGAAGCAGGATGGCTTCACAGTCGAAATGTCGGACACGCTCGACGCGTTTAAGAACGTCGGCAGCATGAACGACCTTAGGCTGATCGTGCCGGTCTGGACGATGGGTAAGCTTGCCAACGAGCAGGGCGAGCCGGTCTTTAAGGCCGTGCGTGAAAACGGCGTGGGCATCGCCGGTTGCCATGGTGGCATGTGTGACTCGTTCCGCGAGAACACCGAGTGGCAGTTCATGACCGGTGGCCAGTGGGTCAGCCACCCCGGCAACGACGGCACCAAGTACCGCGTGAAGGTGCTGAACACCGGCAACGAAATCACGCAGGGCATCGGGGACTTCGACGTCTCCAGCGAACAATACTACATGCACGTCGACCCGGCGGCGCGCGTGCTGGCGACCACGGAAATGCCCGTGGCGGACGGCCCGCACGTGCCGAACGGGAAGTTCGACATGCCGGTCGTCTGGACGAAGTACTACGGCAAGGGCAAGGTCTTCTACAACTCGCTAGGCCATCAAGCGAACATCGTCGAGGCCGAGCCCTGCCTCACCCTCATGCGGCGTGGCTTCAACTGGGCCGCGAAGTAG
- a CDS encoding polyprenyl synthetase family protein, whose protein sequence is MTDALASITESIGPHLKAVEQRFHDELSSDLRCVNTLVKHVSRFRGKMLRPSLVLLAGKATGGLTDAHTTLATVVEMVHMATLVHDDVLDEAELRRKGATINHLRGNEAAVLLGDFLISHSFHLCSSLQSQYASRLIGRTTNQLAEGELLQIDNRGNYDLDEDTYLRIITRKTASLCAACCHLGAWINNAPAEHTAALETYGLSLGMAFQIQDDVLDIVGDTGVVGKTLGIDVAKGKMTLPLIHFMRTAPAEHRSLLRSLLTGNDPDKAEQIRNLILPSNSINFAVNRARQLVDKARNTVAILPRTDALQTMDVMADFVVNRPM, encoded by the coding sequence ATGACCGACGCCTTGGCTAGCATCACCGAATCCATCGGCCCACACCTGAAGGCGGTCGAACAACGCTTTCACGACGAGCTCTCCAGCGACCTGCGCTGCGTGAACACGCTCGTGAAGCACGTCAGCCGTTTTCGTGGGAAGATGTTGCGGCCGTCGCTCGTGCTGCTGGCCGGCAAGGCAACTGGTGGGCTGACCGACGCCCACACGACCCTCGCGACTGTCGTCGAGATGGTTCACATGGCCACGCTGGTCCACGACGACGTGTTGGACGAAGCCGAGCTTCGCCGCAAGGGCGCCACCATCAACCACCTGCGCGGCAATGAGGCTGCAGTGCTGCTGGGCGACTTCCTGATCAGTCACAGCTTCCACCTCTGCAGCAGCCTGCAAAGCCAGTACGCCAGCCGCCTGATCGGCCGCACGACGAACCAACTGGCGGAGGGCGAACTGCTGCAGATCGACAATCGCGGCAACTACGATCTGGACGAGGACACCTACCTCCGCATCATTACCCGCAAGACCGCCAGTCTGTGCGCCGCCTGCTGTCACTTGGGCGCGTGGATCAACAACGCGCCCGCCGAGCACACCGCCGCGCTCGAGACGTACGGCCTGTCCCTCGGCATGGCGTTCCAGATTCAGGACGATGTCTTGGACATCGTCGGCGACACCGGCGTGGTCGGGAAGACGCTCGGCATCGACGTCGCCAAGGGCAAGATGACGCTGCCGTTGATCCACTTCATGCGCACCGCGCCGGCCGAGCACCGTTCCCTGTTGCGCTCCCTGCTGACCGGGAACGACCCCGACAAGGCTGAGCAGATCCGCAACCTGATCCTGCCGTCCAACTCGATCAACTTCGCCGTCAACCGCGCCCGCCAATTAGTCGACAAGGCCCGCAACACGGTTGCCATTCTGCCGCGAACCGATGCGCTGCAGACGATGGACGTGATGGCCGACTTCGTCGTCAACCGCCCGATGTAG
- a CDS encoding GntR family transcriptional regulator, with product MPTVELPKYERVKRSLIEEIENGRWAAGTVVPSEAELVQRFRVSRPTLVRSLQDLVRDGYVYRKQGKGTFVAERRIGPRPILNEVARQAATQVPVFVSSHTASLGGDAREVLLRMMRGIQSALGTAGQALVLRSANAGEIDTDTRRFLDTTEAGPALMIEPSFSPALRNELGRLGWTVWSINEPVDDGNCVFIDQEHAGYLATKYMLDHGRRRVALLNGPVDAYWGFGARLSGYKRALAEAGIAFDKALAIEGSHIVDSEAGRAMMRQLLMAGVAVDGVVGASDSKAIGAMAAAKESGNAVPEGIAFISIDNTLADRTTEPLPAVAMPFDEVGRQAAFHAIEPTLPGATPFFSQIQLKPTLVER from the coding sequence ATGCCCACAGTGGAACTGCCTAAATACGAGCGGGTGAAACGTAGCCTGATCGAAGAAATTGAGAACGGTCGCTGGGCTGCGGGCACGGTGGTGCCATCGGAAGCGGAACTCGTGCAACGATTCAGGGTGTCGCGCCCGACACTGGTGCGTTCGCTGCAGGACCTCGTTCGCGATGGCTATGTCTACCGGAAGCAGGGCAAAGGCACGTTTGTGGCCGAACGACGAATCGGGCCGCGACCCATCCTGAACGAAGTCGCTCGACAGGCTGCGACGCAAGTGCCGGTCTTCGTCTCCAGTCATACCGCCAGCTTGGGTGGCGATGCCCGCGAGGTACTGCTTCGCATGATGCGCGGCATCCAATCTGCGCTCGGCACCGCTGGGCAAGCGCTCGTGCTGCGCAGCGCCAACGCCGGCGAAATTGACACCGACACGCGCCGCTTTCTGGATACCACCGAAGCCGGGCCGGCCCTCATGATCGAGCCGTCGTTCAGCCCGGCGCTGCGCAACGAACTGGGAAGGCTTGGCTGGACGGTATGGTCGATCAACGAACCGGTTGACGACGGCAATTGTGTCTTCATCGATCAGGAACACGCCGGCTATCTCGCGACGAAGTACATGCTGGACCACGGTCGCCGGCGCGTCGCGCTGCTGAACGGGCCGGTGGATGCATACTGGGGCTTTGGCGCCCGCCTTTCAGGTTACAAGCGGGCATTGGCCGAGGCGGGCATCGCGTTCGACAAGGCGCTGGCGATCGAGGGGTCGCACATCGTCGACAGCGAGGCCGGCCGTGCAATGATGCGCCAGTTGCTCATGGCCGGCGTGGCGGTCGACGGCGTCGTTGGCGCGAGCGATTCGAAGGCGATCGGTGCGATGGCCGCCGCCAAGGAATCCGGTAACGCCGTGCCAGAGGGCATCGCGTTCATCAGCATCGACAACACGCTGGCCGACCGCACCACTGAGCCACTGCCTGCGGTCGCCATGCCGTTCGACGAGGTCGGCCGTCAGGCCGCGTTTCACGCGATCGAACCGACGTTGCCTGGTGCGACGCCGTTCTTCTCGCAGATTCAATTGAAGCCAACTTTAGTGGAACGCTAA
- a CDS encoding Gfo/Idh/MocA family oxidoreductase produces the protein MIRIAAIGLGVRAASMLSTFMHEDATVALAAVADPAPEMVRQQLKGQKVPFDGTRFFDTADELLEHADEFDGIVIGTRCNLHTPLAIKVAPTGLPLYLEKPVGIDSEQLQSLHDAFVGRETSVVVSFPLRITPLMTRVMNIVHSGRLGIVNQVQAFNYVPYGGVYFGKWYRDYDVTGGLWLQKATHDFDYINRLVGAAPVAVATMGTRRIYGGHMPANLRCSACDRVDACPESPKNISARGDDGGMGRDDHECAFSDSIRHHDAASALISYANGVHASYAHNFVTRRSAGWRGARITGYKATLEFEWHTETIRVTEHHDSAVDTIKVEVPSGHHGGDTVLAQNFLDVIKGRDVSHATLADGILSAAMCVAARTSEERGTFERVVLPASRNLASPITA, from the coding sequence ATGATACGCATCGCAGCAATTGGTTTGGGCGTTCGCGCCGCGTCGATGTTGTCGACGTTCATGCACGAAGATGCGACCGTCGCGCTCGCCGCCGTTGCCGATCCGGCTCCGGAAATGGTTCGGCAACAACTTAAGGGTCAGAAGGTGCCGTTCGACGGCACGCGGTTCTTCGATACCGCAGATGAGTTGCTTGAACACGCCGACGAGTTCGATGGCATCGTGATCGGAACGCGCTGCAACCTCCATACACCGCTCGCGATCAAGGTGGCGCCGACGGGGCTGCCGCTGTACCTCGAGAAGCCGGTGGGCATCGATTCCGAACAGCTTCAATCGCTGCATGACGCGTTCGTCGGCCGCGAGACGAGCGTGGTCGTCTCGTTTCCGCTGCGCATCACGCCGTTGATGACTCGGGTGATGAACATCGTCCATTCCGGCCGACTGGGCATTGTGAACCAGGTGCAGGCGTTCAACTACGTGCCGTACGGCGGCGTCTACTTTGGCAAGTGGTACCGCGACTACGACGTCACCGGTGGCCTATGGCTGCAGAAGGCGACGCACGACTTCGATTACATCAACCGCCTCGTGGGCGCCGCCCCGGTCGCCGTGGCCACGATGGGCACACGGCGCATTTACGGTGGGCACATGCCCGCCAACCTGCGCTGCTCGGCGTGCGACCGCGTCGATGCCTGCCCGGAAAGCCCGAAGAACATCAGTGCTCGTGGTGATGACGGCGGCATGGGCCGCGACGATCACGAATGCGCCTTCAGCGACTCGATCCGCCACCACGACGCGGCCTCGGCGCTCATTTCGTACGCCAACGGCGTGCACGCGTCGTACGCGCACAACTTCGTCACGCGTCGATCGGCCGGCTGGCGCGGCGCGCGCATCACGGGCTACAAGGCGACGCTCGAGTTCGAGTGGCACACGGAGACGATCCGCGTCACCGAACATCACGACAGCGCCGTCGACACGATCAAGGTCGAAGTCCCAAGCGGTCACCACGGCGGCGACACCGTGCTGGCGCAAAACTTCCTGGACGTGATCAAGGGCCGCGACGTCTCACACGCCACCCTCGCCGATGGCATCCTCAGCGCCGCCATGTGCGTTGCCGCCCGGACGAGCGAGGAGCGCGGGACATTCGAACGCGTCGTGCTCCCTGCGAGCCGAAACCTGGCCAGTCCGATCACCGCATAG
- a CDS encoding prepilin-type N-terminal cleavage/methylation domain-containing protein, with product MSRKTRLGFTLVELLVVIGIIALLISMLLPALNGARRSAAMVKCASNMRQIGLALQQYGLRDGDRNPASYYNPQSYDLNRNGSVEAGEIGLVVYWHQRILIDKLVPGFESPQGSVFLCPTDEDPFRPFTFATEVDLFNTSYGINNFMTIYDGAPWSPTGYGVDDISGHSWPKRSQVRNSSTKLLVGEVHSTILFSPWSPNTFTAANSDQVEWPRHGKSGSRGRLNVLFADGHVTAVEQGKDIAGLTTNDITGLDFGFGPQVTAKAELQWYVNK from the coding sequence ATGTCACGCAAGACGCGTCTCGGCTTCACGCTGGTCGAACTGCTGGTCGTTATCGGGATCATCGCGCTGCTGATCAGTATGCTGTTGCCGGCGCTCAACGGTGCCAGGCGCTCGGCGGCCATGGTGAAATGTGCATCAAACATGCGGCAGATCGGACTGGCCCTACAGCAATATGGCCTGCGCGACGGCGACCGCAATCCCGCGTCGTACTACAACCCTCAGTCGTACGACTTGAACCGCAACGGCTCGGTTGAAGCCGGCGAGATTGGGCTGGTCGTCTACTGGCACCAGCGCATCCTTATCGACAAACTCGTGCCTGGCTTCGAAAGCCCGCAGGGAAGCGTGTTCCTCTGCCCGACGGACGAGGATCCGTTTCGCCCCTTCACATTTGCGACCGAGGTTGACCTGTTCAACACGAGTTACGGCATTAACAACTTCATGACGATCTACGACGGCGCCCCTTGGTCGCCTACCGGGTACGGCGTCGACGACATCAGTGGTCATTCGTGGCCAAAGCGGTCGCAGGTGCGCAACAGCTCAACGAAACTGCTGGTCGGTGAAGTGCACAGCACGATCTTGTTCAGCCCGTGGTCTCCCAACACATTCACGGCTGCCAATAGCGACCAGGTCGAGTGGCCGCGCCACGGTAAGTCGGGAAGCAGGGGCCGGCTAAACGTGCTGTTCGCGGACGGTCACGTGACCGCGGTTGAGCAGGGCAAGGACATCGCCGGTTTGACCACCAACGACATCACTGGTCTCGATTTCGGATTCGGCCCGCAGGTCACTGCCAAGGCTGAACTGCAGTGGTACGTGAACAAGTAG
- the nifS gene encoding cysteine desulfurase NifS, translating into MLQVYLDNNATTRPAPEAIDAMLPFLREGYGNPSSVHRFGQLARQAVDQARGQVAKLIGATDASLLFTGGGTESINTAVRGVLRSRAPRNRVVISAVEHSATRELCQQLAKEGAEIVTIAVARDGSLDLDELRSAITEQTAIVSIMWANNETGVIFPVKEIAEICRAAKVAFHCDATQAIGKVPVDVMDAGVDLMSFASHKFHGPKGIGALYVRKGLRVAPLLIGGPQERGRRGGTENVPGIVGMGVAAEVAQTAMEEMPRVATLRDRLEREVLASIAESAVNGRIDLRVPNTTNIGFHRLEAEAILLLLSEQGIYASAGSACSSGSLEPSPVLLAMGIDPRYAHGSIRFSLSKFTTDEEIDRTLAVLPEVIGRLRRVLPVAV; encoded by the coding sequence ATGCTACAGGTCTATCTCGATAACAACGCCACCACGCGGCCCGCGCCGGAAGCGATCGACGCGATGCTGCCTTTCCTACGCGAAGGCTACGGTAACCCATCCAGTGTTCACCGCTTTGGGCAATTGGCCCGGCAGGCGGTCGACCAGGCGCGAGGCCAGGTCGCGAAGCTTATCGGCGCAACCGATGCGTCGCTCCTGTTTACCGGCGGTGGCACAGAATCCATAAACACTGCAGTGCGCGGCGTGCTGCGATCGCGCGCACCGCGCAACCGTGTCGTCATCAGTGCCGTCGAACATTCCGCGACGCGGGAACTGTGCCAGCAACTGGCGAAGGAAGGTGCGGAGATCGTCACGATCGCGGTCGCGCGCGATGGTTCACTGGACTTGGATGAGTTGCGCAGCGCCATCACCGAGCAGACGGCCATCGTCTCCATTATGTGGGCCAACAATGAGACTGGCGTCATCTTTCCGGTGAAGGAGATCGCCGAGATCTGCCGGGCTGCGAAGGTGGCGTTTCATTGCGACGCGACGCAGGCCATCGGTAAGGTGCCTGTGGACGTGATGGACGCCGGCGTCGATCTGATGAGCTTCGCGTCGCACAAGTTCCACGGCCCCAAGGGAATCGGCGCGTTGTATGTGCGAAAGGGCCTGCGCGTCGCGCCGTTGCTGATCGGCGGGCCACAGGAACGAGGGCGGCGGGGCGGCACGGAGAACGTGCCGGGCATCGTCGGAATGGGCGTGGCTGCGGAAGTGGCGCAGACTGCGATGGAGGAGATGCCACGGGTGGCGACGCTGCGCGACCGGCTGGAACGAGAAGTGCTGGCGAGCATTGCAGAGTCAGCGGTGAACGGCCGCATTGACCTGCGCGTGCCGAACACGACGAACATCGGCTTCCACCGGCTTGAAGCGGAGGCCATCCTGCTGTTGCTGAGCGAACAGGGCATCTACGCCAGCGCGGGCTCGGCCTGCAGCAGTGGAAGCCTGGAACCATCGCCAGTGTTGCTGGCGATGGGTATTGATCCAAGGTACGCCCACGGGTCGATCCGCTTCAGCCTATCGAAGTTCACGACGGACGAGGAGATCGATCGCACGCTGGCGGTGTTGCCAGAGGTCATCGGCCGACTCCGGCGGGTACTGCCCGTCGCGGTATGA